Proteins encoded within one genomic window of Theobroma cacao cultivar B97-61/B2 chromosome 7, Criollo_cocoa_genome_V2, whole genome shotgun sequence:
- the LOC18593539 gene encoding probable disease resistance protein At4g27220, which translates to MDTKETSPAEFATSVFSNVAANITTNALKKLAGKLGKPIFGFDEIIEDFNAKREQLILAIDKVQNDVNEAERQTEVINHDVEEWLTKARQELKDVQNLSDKIESNKRSKWLSGMSWRSSLSKEVEKKTLDISKLLETCNFSRVGQRPPLQGIEFIVPKDFMRSESSMLAFSGIMEALKSDGVNMIGLHGMPGVGKTTLAEVVGKQATEQKLFDKVVIVTVSQTPNFNKIQDRIAEILHFNFKASTEKGKAEELWRRLKSEKKILIILDDVWKELELQIIGIPFGGEHEGCKILLTTRDQQVCCKMDCEEEFKLNILSEHEAWVLFKDKAGLKDDSPTLNVAKEVAPECGCLPLAIVTVAKALKGESLDAWIAANKRLKSSRHLDNQHVCGGIYTCLELSYDYLDQDNIKQCFLLCALFPEDYEISIELLTICGIGQGLFNNNYFMEDLRREIHLALSKLQKSGLLLEANDKEHIKMHDVVRDFAHWITSRGENIFMVKDWLTEWPMSERFGCYTAISLWNIEINHLPNKVKFSKLKTLFLTGNNSLRVSCAFFERMTTLQVLLLQDVVLALKALQFLTNLRTLCIINCELENISSLRNLENLEIFALLETNIYELPEELVGLHKLKSLYFSYDEGPYCYFPPNLLPRLTSLQELHMTSDNNANLLELNSLTGLTGLALTVSTNQCSQENFVFPKLQSYNIAVSEYYEGIEVLEGLSLRTLRIKDFSSSLNAFKELFCNVEKLTLSKVTMEHKNIVPNVDQRGLKELTSLELVYCENLECLFDTTREQSPTTAFSNLRSLELTSLPALENIWKEPTHHVRLQSLKEVTIHGCDKLKSIFSPCLAQSLLHLETLNISECEKLKQVFAFDKEMVDLEVPLISPFFENQVQPLSNLTYLELTSLPTLKSLWKEPTHHVSLQSLKEVIVYGCDKLKSIFSPCLAQSLLHLEKCEISECEKLKQVFAFDKEMTELEVNQAVPLSNLRRLKLRLLPALESIWKGPAHCAIGLPCLQDFQLVNLINLSSENFLISSPSLEKLKVCNCPKLRNFTIQKEVNEQIQLEELYLSELVNSFQLRISANCNQEYIAVGSHEEVFQVHGRIKELHLEDLSEEQIIWKDVAQVVTLENLTILEVIDCKRLRYIFSPTIARSLSRLVNLEIQNCDELDQIIAEDQVCSSSDDDLQPISFPNLTIISVKYCKKLKHLFPLGSARCLPKLEELKVEGNSKLEQVFELEDEAEATTEKEIKFDQLRELSLKELPSLVDFCPRGYHFVLSALHYFSVKGCPKMTTGFFIDSKTYVHAKTETPQLVEQDAKTIQWGRSFWGFWGELPPYREEL; encoded by the exons ATGGATACTAAGGAAACCAGTCCTGCTGAATTTGCAACCTCTGTGTTTTCCAATGTCGCTGCCAATATCACTACAAATGCTCTGAAAAAATTGGCAGGGAAATTGGGAAAACCTATTTTCGGTTTTGATGAAATTATTGAAGATTTCAATGCAAAGAGGGAACAACTTATACTTGCAATCGATAAGGTACAGAATGACGTGAATGAAGCCGAAAGGCAAACTGAGGTAATTAATCATGACGTTGAGGAATGGCTAACGAAGGCAAGACAAGAACTGAAAGATGTGCAGAATTTGTCAgataaaatagaaagtaacAAGCGTTCCAAATGGCTGTCTGGTATGAGCTGGAGATCCTCTTTAAGTAAGGAAGTAGAGAAGAAGACACTTGATATCTCTAAGCTTTTAGAGACTTGTAACTTTTCACGAGTCGGCCAGCGTCCTCCTCTTCAAGGAATAGAGTTCATAGTACCCAAGGATTTCATGCGTTCCGAATCTTCAATGTTAGCTTTCAGTGGGATTATGGAGGCTTTAAAAAGTGATGGTGTGAACATGATTGGATTGCATGGAATGCCAGGAGTGGGTAAAACAACTTTGGCGGAAGTAGTGGGGAAGCAAGCTACGGAACAAAAGCTCTTTGATAAAGTTGTGATTGTTACAGTGTCCCAAACTCCGAACTTCAACAAAATTCAAGACAGAATTGCCGAAATCTTACATTTTAACTTTAAAGCAAGtacagaaaaaggaaaagcagAAGAGTTATGGCGGAGATTAAAAAGTGAGAAGAAGATTCTCATAATTCTCGATGATGTTTGGAAAGAACTTGAATTGCAAATTATAGGAATTCCATTCGGTGGTGAACACGAGGGttgcaaaattcttttaactaCACGTGATCAACAAGTTTGTTGTAAAATGGATTGTGAAGAGGAATTTAAGCTGAACATTTTATCTGAACATGAAGCATGGGTTTTATTCAAAGACAAAGCTGGTCTGAAAGATGACTCTCCCACCTTGAATGTAGCGAAGGAGGTTGCTCCTGAATGTGGCTGTTTGCCTCTTGCAATTGTAACTGTGGCAAAGGCTCTAAAAGGTGAAAGTCTAGATGCGTGGATAGCAGCAAATAAACGACTCAAGAGCTCAAGGCATTTGGATAATCAACATGTTTGTGGAGGTATTTATACATGCCTTGAGCTTagttatgattatttggatcaAGATAATATCAAGCAATGTTTCTTGTTGTGTGCCCTTTTTCCGGAAGATTATGAGATTAGTATTGAATTGTTGACTATATGTGGAATTGGTCAGGGAttgtttaataataattacttCATGGAAGACTTAAGGAGGGAAATTCATCTAGCACTGTCAAAACTCCAAAAGTCTGGTTTATTATTGGAAGCTAATGATAAAGAACATATAAAAATGCATGATGTGGTTCGTGATTTTGCTCATTGGATAACATCGAGAGGGGAAAACATATTCATGGTAAAAGATTGGTTGACGGAATGGCCTATGAGTGAAAGGTTTGGATGTTATACGGCAATCTCCTTATGGAACATTGAGATCAATCATCTTCCTAACAaagtgaaattttcaaaactcaaGACTTTGTTTCTCACAGGAAACAATTCACTGAGAGTTTCGTGTgcattttttgaaagaatgaCAACCCTCCAAGTTTTACTTCTTCAAGATGTGGTACTCGCACTCAAAGCACTTCAATTCTTGACAAACCTTCGAACTCTGTGCATTATAAATTGTGAGCTTGAGAACATCTCATCATTGAGGAATCTGGAAAACCTTGAGATTTTTGCATTGCTGGAGACTAATATTTATGAGCTACCAGAAGAATTAGTGGGATTGCATAAACTAAAATCACTATATTTTTCTTACGATGAAGGGCCATACTGTTATTTCCCCCCTAACTTGCTACCAAG GTTGACCTCACTCCAAGAGCTACACATGACAAGTGATAACAATGCTAACTTATTGGAGCTGAATTCATTGACTGGTTTGACTGGATTAGCACTGACAGTTTCTACTAATCAATGTTCTCAAGAAAACTTTGTGTTCCCTAAACTACAAAGCTACAATATAGCTGTAAGTGAATATTATGAAGGTATCGAAGTTTTGGAGGGGCTGAGCTTGAGAACCTTGAGAATTAAGGATTTCTCATCCTCATTAAATGCATTCAAGGAGCTATTTTGCAATGTGGAGAAGCTTACTTTGTCCAAGGTCACCATGGAACACAAAAATATTGTCCCAAATGTAGATCAGCGCGGACTAAAGGAATTAACTTCTCTTGAGCTTGTATATTGTGAAAATCTAGAATGCTTGTTCGATACAACACGAGAACAAAGTCCAACCACTGCATTCTCTAA TTTAAGAAGTTTGGAGCTGACGTCATTGCCAGCATTAGAGAATATATGGAAAGAGCCAACTCATCATGTAAGGTTACAAAGTCTGAAGGAAGTAACAATTCATGGTTGTGATAAACTGAAATCTATCTTCTCACCTTGCCTTGCTCAAAGTCTGTTGCATCTAGAAACACTTAATATATCTGAATGCGAAAAATTAAAGCAAGTCTTTGCTTTTGACAAAGAAATGGTAGACCTAGAGGTACCTCTTATCTctccatttttc GAAAATCAGGtacaaccattgtcaaatttAACTTATTTGGAGCTTACGTCATTGCCAACATTGAAGAGTTTATGGAAAGAGCCAACTCATCATGTAAGCCTACAAAGTCTAAAGGAAGTAATAGTTTATGGTTGTGATAAATTGAAATCTATCTTTTCACCTTGCCTTGCTCAAAGTCTGTTGCATCTAGAGAAGTGTGAGATATCTGAATGCGAAAAATTAAAGCAAGTCTTTGCTTTTGATAAAGAAATGACTGAGCTAGAG GTAAATCAGGCAGTACCACTCTCAAATTTAAGAAGGTTGAAGCTACGGTTATTACCAGCATTAGAGAGCATATGGAAAGGGCCAGCTCATTGTGCCATTGGACTCCCTTGCCTACAAGATTTTCAACTTGTAAACTTGATAAATTTGAGTTCAGAAAACTTTCTCATCTCATCACCATCCTTGGAGAAGTTGAAAGTTTGCAACTGTCctaaattgagaaatttcaCTATTCAAAAAGAAGTTAATGAGCAAATTCAGCTAGAG GAATTATATCTCTCTGAGTTGGTAAATAGCTTTCAATTGCGTATTTCAGCCAACTGCAATCAAGAATATATAGCAGTTGGGAGTCATGAAGAAGTATTCCAAGTTCATGGGCGTATAAAGGAACTCCACCTGGAGGACTTATCTGAAGAGCAGATTATATGGAAGGATGTCGCTCAAGTTGTAACTCTTGAAAACCTTACAATTCTGGAGGTGATTGATTGCAAGAGGCTAAGATACATATTTTCACCTACAATTGCTCGAAGTTTATCACGGTTGGTCAACCTAGAAATACAAAATTGTGATGAATTGGACCAAATCATTGCTGAGGATCAAGTTTGTTCATCATCAGATGATGATCTCCAACCTATAAGCTTTCCTAATTTGACCATAATTTCTGTTAAATATTGCAAAAAGTTAAAACATCTCTTTCCTCTTGGATCTGCTCGTTGTCTTCCAAAACTTGAAGAGTTAAAAGTTGAAGGGAACTCTAAATTGGAGCAAGTATTTGAACTTGAAGATGAAGCAGAAGCGACAACTGAAAAGGAGATAAAGTTTGATCAATTAAGAGAATTATCACTTAAAGAACTGCCAAGCCTTGTTGACTTTTGTCCAAGGGGATATCACTTTGTCTTATCGGCTTTGCATTATTTCAGTGTAAAAGGATGTCCCAAGATGACAACAGGTTTCTTCATAGATTCAAAGACATATGTGCATGCCAAAACAGAG ACACCGCAACTAGTTGAGCAAGACGCCAAGACCATTCAATGGGGCAGGAGCTTTTGGGGCTTTTGGGGTGAGCTACCACCTTACAGGGAAGAACTGTGA